Proteins encoded in a region of the Panicum hallii strain FIL2 chromosome 3, PHallii_v3.1, whole genome shotgun sequence genome:
- the LOC112886393 gene encoding uncharacterized protein LOC112886393 has translation MCLEIFILLEDLLTLPPFKPPRSMEDSPPEKQISTPPASMENYVNVDSGDELPRTKKRILWTQEEDVRMMSSCLHNSTDPSIGADRKNEQYWNDVADTYNETTPSHRRRNAKQAKDRFHKVNRLTDLFHSAWVKARRIFTSGYNDQMWIEKAHVFYIEDNKDKGQKLGPFVLMDVWYAVRNEAKWITHNIGLKEARKKKSSDKEKEGEDVDHMDVDELEDPPRPMGQKRAKKAALEKNSKRKESDTEELDKFGKIQSEEHANRLKVLEVQQKLSTEKIEQAKLAHLAAKEQKEAAEKQREARKFEVEAKMFETYNRLLSLDKSLMSDEEKEDHANTMKYLKKKLFPDYN, from the exons ATGTGTCTCGAAATTTTCATTTTACTGGAGGACCTTCTCACTTTGCCCCCATTCAAGCCGCCACGGTCTATGGAAGATTCACCACCAGAAAAACAAATATCCACTCCTCCTGCATCAATGGAAAATTATGTTAATGTTGATAGCGGGGATGAGTTACCTAGAACTAAGAAGCGAATCCTTTGGACTCAAGAAGAAGATGTCAGGATG ATGAGCTCTTGTCTGCACAATTCAACTGACCCAAGCATCGGCGCTGATAGGAAGAATGAACAATACTGGAATGATGTGGCTGATACATACAACGAGACTACACCAAGTCATAGGAGAAGAAATGCGAAGCAAGCCAAAGACCGTTTTCATAAGGTTAATAGATTGACTGACCTTTTCCATAGCGCCTGGGTGAAGGCTCGTAGGATTTTCACAAGTGGTTATAATGATCAAATGTGGATTGAAAAGGCTCATGTGTTCTATATAGAAGACAACAAAGATAAAGGACAGAAGCTGGGGCCTTTTGTGTTGATGGATGTATGGTATGCTGTCCGAAATGAGGCAAAGTGGATAACACACAATATAGGGCTAAAAGAAGCACGCAAAAAGAAGAGTTCAGacaaggagaaggaaggagaggatGTTGACCATATGGATGTTGATGAACTTGAAGACCCTCCAAGGCCAATGGGGCAAAAAAGAGCTAAAAAGGCAGCACTTGAAAAAAATAGCAAGAGAA AGGAGAGTGATACTGAGGAGCTAGATAAATTTGGTAAAATCCAATCCGAAGAACATGCAAACCGGCTGAAAGTATTGGAAGTTCAACAAAAGTTGTCAACCGAGAAGATTGAACAAGCAAAGCTTGCCCATCTTGCAGCAAAGGAGCAAAAGGAGGCAGCAGAGAAGCAAAGGGAGGCAAGAAAGTTTGAAGTTGAAGCTAAGATGTTTGAGACCTATAACCGCCTTCTGTCACTAGACAAATCACTGATGTCTGATGAAGAAaaggaagatcatgctaataCTATGAAATATTTGAAGAAGAAATTATTTCCAGATTACAATTGA